A region from the Lytechinus variegatus isolate NC3 chromosome 6, Lvar_3.0, whole genome shotgun sequence genome encodes:
- the LOC121417200 gene encoding ubiquitin-conjugating enzyme E2 T-like translates to MQSTCNSRMKREIEMMKRAPPPGISCWMKDDDVTRLEAKILGGESTPYAGGVFKLDIHIPDRYPFEPPKVQYVTPIYHPNIDTSGRICLDLLKMPPAGNWKPSLNISTVLTSLQLLMAEPNPDDPLMADISAEFKHNRAVYVEKAKQWTKTHATQDMQQTSASKDDSSEESSSESESEGSSSDDEENKSANQNSYCLKSSNQNSSTKSNLVEKEELTNERKGEKRCLHEVNGEALPSKKSHVVS, encoded by the exons ATGCAGAGTACATGTAACTCTCGAATGAAACGAGAAATTGAGATGATGAAAAGGGCGCCCCCTCCTGGCATAAGTTGCTGGATGAAAGATGATGATGTAACTCGACTTGAAGCAA AAATTCTTGGTGGTGAATCTACACCCTACGCTGGAGGCGTCTTTAAATTAGACATTCATATACCAGACAG atacccGTTTGAGCCTCCGAAGGTCCAGTATGTGACCCCCATCTATCATCCAAACATCGATACAAGTGGAAGAATCTGTCTGGACTTGCTGAAGATGCCTCCCGCT GGTAACTGGAAACCAAGTCTCAACATCTCTACCGTGTTAACTTCCTTACAACTCTTAATGGCCGAACCTAACCCAGATGATCCTCTCATGGCTGATATT TCTGCAGAATTCAAGCACAACAGAGCCGTGTATGTGGAGAAGGCTAAGCAATGGACAAAGACACATGCTACACAAGATATGCAACAG ACATCTGCAAGCAAAGATGACTCGTCGGAGGAGAGCAGCTCGGAGTCAGAGTCGGAAGGATCATCATCTGATGATGAAGAGAACAagtcagccaatcagaactcgtATTGTTTGAAATCCTCCAATCAGAACTCTTCTACTAAGAGCAACTTGGTAGAAAAGGAAGAGCTGACCaatgagagaaaaggagagaaacgATGTCTGCATGAAGTCAATGGGGAGGCGCTGCCTTCTAAAAAGAGTCATGTGGTATCTTGA